One window of Rhodopirellula bahusiensis genomic DNA carries:
- a CDS encoding AAA family ATPase, whose protein sequence is MDKENLIETSWMNAPESNSAAIGEADLNLLHDARRRVIEELGKIIVGQEEVIDEILICLFSRGHVLLEGVPGLAKTLMISTLAKTLDLSFSRIQFTPDLMPADVTGTEIMEEDRATGHRELRFMPGPLFANVVLADEINRTPPKTQASLLEAMQERQVTAGRERHQLDDPFFVLATQNPIEQEGTYPLPEAQQDRFMFKIYVDYPSFDEEFEVARRTTGTGTAEAEPVLRGEEILRLQQLVRQVPVSDHIVRYALSLVRQTRVGGEGVPDFVEDLVGWGAGPRAVQFLILGGKARALLQGRHHVQVEDIQALAPPVLRHRMVVNFAAESEGITSDEVVARIIDATPTTEDELSRDARFQKIFAS, encoded by the coding sequence TTGGACAAAGAGAACCTGATTGAGACATCCTGGATGAATGCACCTGAATCAAATTCCGCTGCCATTGGCGAGGCGGACCTCAACTTGCTTCACGACGCTCGCCGGCGAGTGATCGAAGAGTTGGGAAAGATCATTGTTGGCCAAGAAGAAGTCATCGACGAGATCCTGATTTGTCTCTTCAGCCGCGGTCACGTTTTGCTGGAAGGCGTGCCAGGGCTGGCCAAGACGCTGATGATCAGCACGCTGGCCAAGACGCTGGACCTATCCTTCAGTCGAATTCAATTCACACCTGACTTGATGCCCGCCGACGTGACTGGCACTGAGATCATGGAAGAGGACCGCGCGACGGGGCATCGCGAATTGCGATTCATGCCCGGGCCGCTGTTCGCCAACGTGGTGTTGGCCGATGAGATCAACCGAACGCCGCCGAAGACACAGGCGTCGTTGCTGGAAGCGATGCAAGAACGGCAGGTCACGGCCGGTCGCGAACGACATCAGCTCGATGATCCGTTCTTCGTGCTAGCGACACAGAACCCGATTGAGCAGGAAGGCACGTACCCGTTGCCCGAAGCTCAACAAGACCGGTTCATGTTCAAAATCTACGTCGACTACCCATCGTTCGATGAAGAGTTCGAAGTCGCTCGGCGGACCACCGGAACTGGGACGGCTGAAGCGGAACCGGTTCTTCGTGGCGAAGAGATTTTGCGGCTGCAACAATTGGTTCGTCAGGTTCCCGTCAGCGACCACATCGTGCGATACGCGTTGTCGTTGGTTCGTCAAACTCGCGTCGGCGGTGAAGGCGTTCCGGACTTCGTGGAAGACTTGGTTGGCTGGGGCGCCGGGCCGCGAGCTGTTCAGTTTTTGATCCTCGGTGGCAAAGCCCGAGCGTTGTTGCAAGGTCGCCATCACGTGCAGGTCGAAGACATCCAAGCTCTTGCACCGCCAGTTTTGCGTCACCGGATGGTGGTGAATTTCGCCGCCGAAAGTGAAGGCATCACCAGCGACGAAGTGGTCGCCCGAATCATTGACGCCACCCCGACGACCGAGGACGAATTGTCTCGCGATGCCCGATTCCAAAAGATATTTGCGTCCTGA
- a CDS encoding DUF58 domain-containing protein, with translation MRPEVTARIRRLELTARRVVEGFLSGMHRSPYFGQSIEFLQHRQYVAGDELRHIDWKVYARQDRLHIKQYEEETNLRLQLLVDCSGSMSYGEGDENKFEYAASLAASLAYLALRQKDACGLYTFDTQLRDSVPAKSSQHQLNRMLTCLASADHEGETKLDHVAKQLASAIPRAGVVCVISDLLGVEELQEGLRVLRARGHDVALIHVLHDDEMDFDFTGATRFEGLEVESALNCNPAALREGYLEALDDFLEKTRRACGRLKIDYLQVRTSEPLDAVLARFLSARQALPKLRS, from the coding sequence TTGCGTCCTGAGGTCACCGCTCGCATTCGCCGGTTGGAATTGACCGCCCGGCGAGTGGTGGAGGGTTTCCTTTCAGGGATGCACCGAAGTCCGTACTTCGGTCAATCGATCGAGTTTTTGCAACACCGCCAGTATGTTGCTGGCGATGAGTTGCGGCATATCGATTGGAAGGTATACGCGCGCCAGGATCGGTTGCACATCAAGCAATATGAGGAAGAAACCAACCTTCGTTTGCAGTTGCTCGTCGATTGCAGCGGCAGCATGTCGTACGGCGAAGGTGACGAGAACAAATTTGAGTACGCCGCTTCGCTCGCCGCCTCGCTCGCCTACCTCGCTCTTCGTCAGAAAGACGCTTGCGGGTTGTATACGTTCGACACGCAGCTTCGTGACAGCGTTCCGGCCAAATCGAGTCAGCACCAGCTCAATCGGATGTTGACTTGCCTCGCGTCCGCGGATCACGAAGGCGAGACCAAACTCGATCACGTCGCAAAGCAACTCGCATCCGCGATTCCTCGAGCCGGTGTTGTGTGTGTGATCTCTGACTTGTTGGGCGTGGAAGAACTGCAAGAAGGATTGCGAGTCCTGAGGGCTCGCGGGCACGACGTTGCCTTGATTCACGTCTTGCACGACGACGAAATGGATTTCGACTTCACCGGCGCCACTCGATTCGAAGGGCTGGAAGTCGAGTCGGCATTGAACTGCAATCCAGCCGCGCTTCGCGAAGGTTACCTCGAGGCGCTGGATGACTTTCTTGAAAAGACCCGACGAGCCTGTGGCCGATTGAAAATCGATTACTTGCAAGTCCGGACCAGCGAACCGCTCGATGCCGTGCTGGCTCGTTTCCTGTCCGCTCGGCAGGCACTCCCAAAACTTCGAAGCTAG